A genomic region of Exiguobacterium sp. Helios contains the following coding sequences:
- a CDS encoding SE1561 family protein, which yields MGKARTDKLGQMNVLKSRMQLLCHTIDSLDETSDIEDLERLAVSLDQLKAKVLRYAKDMKEHEESESGSK from the coding sequence ATGGGAAAAGCAAGAACTGATAAACTTGGGCAGATGAATGTGCTAAAATCAAGAATGCAGCTTTTATGCCATACGATCGATTCATTGGATGAAACATCAGATATTGAGGATTTGGAACGTTTAGCCGTCTCCTTGGATCAGTTGAAAGCCAAGGTGCTTCGTTATGCAAAAGATATGAAGGAACATGAGGAATCAGAGAGCGGTTCGAAATGA
- a CDS encoding TVP38/TMEM64 family protein, whose protein sequence is MKGRFIIEATLLGWLQQADMFAVPISLLVSIVISLFGVVPSAFVTAANLLYFGFWDGLLLSFLGEALGAGVAFYVYRHGFRRVEPLIQSPFVLKWLARLTKQTGWDAFWTILFLRLLPFAPSGLVTFLSATSGVSALVFLTASTIGKVPALVLEAFAVNELIERDSMIPWLIVGLFLVFYLIYLYKKRLHPSRDID, encoded by the coding sequence GGACGTTTTATTATCGAAGCAACACTCCTTGGTTGGTTGCAGCAAGCGGATATGTTTGCTGTACCAATCAGTCTTTTAGTCAGTATCGTCATCAGTCTGTTCGGCGTTGTGCCAAGTGCCTTCGTCACGGCAGCGAATTTACTTTATTTCGGTTTTTGGGATGGACTGCTTTTATCTTTTCTTGGCGAAGCTTTAGGTGCCGGTGTGGCCTTTTATGTCTATCGTCATGGTTTCCGGCGTGTTGAACCGCTGATTCAGTCCCCGTTCGTCTTGAAGTGGCTCGCCAGGTTAACGAAGCAAACCGGTTGGGATGCCTTTTGGACAATTCTTTTTTTACGGCTGTTGCCGTTTGCGCCATCCGGACTCGTCACATTTTTAAGTGCGACAAGCGGTGTCTCGGCACTTGTCTTTTTAACTGCCAGTACGATTGGAAAAGTTCCCGCATTGGTCCTCGAAGCTTTCGCCGTCAATGAATTGATCGAACGGGATTCGATGATCCCGTGGCTGATTGTTGGACTGTTTTTGGTGTTTTATCTGATTTATCTTTATAAAAAACGGTTGCATCCATCGAGGGATATCGATTGA
- the rlmD gene encoding 23S rRNA (uracil(1939)-C(5))-methyltransferase RlmD yields MTTKIKLQVGEIRSVTCLRMGINGEGIATLERQIVFIPGLLVGETAQIEITEIHNNFANAKILKRDVRSPDRVTPLCPIYSQCGGCQLQHMSYEGQLRYKEDMVRNAFTKSTKLNVEKSDIRPTIGTTEWEYRNKSQFAVGKEGTQIVSGLYSANSNRLVAIDECIVQNKETLRVNKAVTKILNDYNVPVYNSAKQDGVIRNIVVRTGIKTGEIQVVLVAFKDGFKDLEGLSRDIYDIPGVISVALNINDKLTSRVFGEQTEILRGVERIEEQMGEFTYQLSPRAFFQLNPEQAERMYGEIVKAAALTGEERVVDAYAGVGSIGLWIAKGAKEVRGMEIVEEAVEDATAHMKQYGFNHAQYVVGKAETWIPRWVKEGWIPDVFIVDPPRSGCDTQLLNAMISSKAKKIIYVSCNPQTLARDCDHLMKAGYKVSYIQPYDMFPQTAHVEAIVVLEKKKKKKF; encoded by the coding sequence ATGACAACTAAAATTAAACTACAGGTAGGCGAAATTCGTTCCGTAACCTGCTTACGCATGGGAATCAACGGAGAAGGAATCGCGACACTCGAACGACAAATCGTCTTCATTCCAGGTCTGCTTGTCGGGGAAACGGCTCAAATCGAGATTACAGAAATCCATAATAACTTTGCGAATGCAAAAATCTTGAAACGTGATGTCCGTTCACCGGACCGTGTGACACCGTTATGCCCGATCTACAGCCAGTGCGGCGGATGTCAGCTCCAACATATGAGCTACGAAGGGCAACTCCGTTATAAAGAAGACATGGTCCGAAATGCCTTTACGAAATCGACGAAGCTGAATGTCGAGAAATCGGATATTCGTCCGACAATCGGGACGACGGAATGGGAATACCGGAATAAATCACAGTTTGCGGTCGGAAAAGAAGGAACACAAATCGTCAGTGGATTGTACTCAGCGAACTCGAACCGTCTCGTTGCAATCGACGAGTGTATCGTTCAAAACAAAGAGACGTTACGCGTCAACAAAGCCGTGACGAAAATTTTGAATGACTACAACGTTCCGGTCTACAATTCGGCCAAACAAGACGGTGTCATCCGGAACATCGTCGTTCGGACAGGCATCAAGACAGGTGAAATTCAAGTCGTGTTAGTCGCGTTCAAAGACGGCTTTAAGGATCTTGAAGGTTTGTCACGCGATATCTATGATATTCCGGGTGTGATTTCAGTCGCCTTGAACATTAATGATAAATTGACGTCACGTGTCTTCGGTGAACAAACGGAAATTTTGCGCGGTGTGGAACGAATCGAGGAACAGATGGGTGAGTTCACGTATCAATTGTCACCGCGTGCCTTCTTCCAGTTGAATCCGGAACAAGCCGAACGGATGTACGGTGAAATCGTTAAAGCAGCAGCCTTGACGGGCGAAGAACGTGTTGTTGATGCTTATGCAGGTGTCGGCTCGATTGGTCTTTGGATTGCAAAAGGTGCAAAAGAAGTCCGTGGAATGGAAATCGTCGAGGAAGCGGTCGAAGATGCGACGGCACACATGAAACAATACGGATTTAACCACGCACAGTACGTGGTCGGGAAAGCAGAAACTTGGATTCCGCGCTGGGTGAAAGAAGGATGGATTCCAGACGTCTTCATCGTCGATCCGCCTCGTTCAGGATGTGATACGCAACTGTTGAACGCAATGATTTCGTCAAAAGCGAAAAAAATCATTTATGTTTCCTGTAATCCACAAACGTTGGCACGTGACTGCGATCATTTGATGAAAGCCGGCTACAAAGTCAGCTACATCCAGCCGTACGACATGTTCCCGCAAACGGCGCATGTCGAAGCCATCGTTGTACTAGAGAAAAAGAAAAAGAAAAAGTTTTAA
- a CDS encoding aldo/keto reductase codes for MELRSFGNTDIQVSPLGFGAGHIGSDDLSDQQASYILHQALDAGIRLFDTARGYGLSEQRLGDFLKQHRHDVVLSTKVGYDVPRTQDWTFQAVAGGIDQALLTMKTDFIDIVHLHSCSKEILAQDDVIEALERAKQAGKVRLIAYSGDREDLDYAITTGRFDSFQTSVNLYDQRALNDSIPLIHHQQKGIIAKRPIANAPWRFESRPAGQYVEPYWERAQQLDFPLEEASWLETALRFTVFEPGVTSAIIGTANPEHLVQNIRLLEKGPLPAERVADLKRCFQEQDENWLQQT; via the coding sequence ATGGAATTACGTTCATTTGGCAACACTGACATCCAAGTCTCCCCTCTCGGATTTGGTGCCGGTCATATCGGTTCCGATGATTTATCCGATCAGCAAGCAAGCTATATCCTCCATCAAGCGTTGGATGCAGGCATCCGTCTATTTGATACCGCCCGCGGTTACGGTTTATCCGAACAACGGCTCGGTGACTTTTTGAAGCAGCACCGCCATGATGTCGTCCTGTCGACGAAGGTCGGGTATGATGTCCCGCGTACGCAAGACTGGACATTCCAAGCTGTTGCCGGCGGGATTGATCAAGCCCTTTTGACGATGAAAACAGACTTTATCGATATCGTCCATTTGCATTCCTGCAGTAAAGAGATACTGGCTCAAGATGACGTCATCGAGGCGCTCGAGCGGGCGAAACAGGCCGGAAAAGTCCGACTGATTGCTTATTCAGGCGACCGGGAAGATCTCGACTATGCCATCACGACGGGACGATTCGACAGTTTTCAAACGTCCGTTAATCTGTATGATCAACGGGCATTGAATGATTCAATCCCGCTGATTCATCATCAACAAAAAGGTATCATCGCCAAACGTCCGATTGCCAATGCACCATGGCGGTTTGAGTCCCGGCCGGCCGGGCAATATGTCGAACCTTACTGGGAACGGGCACAGCAACTCGATTTCCCGCTTGAAGAAGCTTCTTGGCTTGAAACCGCACTCCGGTTTACCGTTTTTGAACCCGGTGTCACAAGTGCCATCATCGGAACAGCCAATCCGGAGCATCTGGTCCAAAATATCCGCTTGTTGGAAAAAGGACCTTTACCGGCAGAACGGGTCGCTGATCTCAAACGGTGTTTTCAAGAACAGGATGAAAATTGGTTACAACAAACTTAA